The nucleotide sequence ATGGGTGAAAAAATGACGGTGTAACCCGGGGCGCTGTAATTGACCGTTGCACATCAACCGGGGTATAATAGAAATAACATCATATCTATTCCTTAAAGGGGAGTAGCTTTAACAGCAAAGTCGTCATTACGGGACCGTTTCCCCGGCTTTGCTGGCAGCAATCCGCTGTTAGCGAGACCTTTGCCGATTTATTGGTGAAGTCTCTTTCTAAAAAAGACGCTGCGGCCAATTCATTGGCCGCAGCGTCTTTTTGCATATTACAGAGGGAATAGCAGGTGGAAAATGGAAGGGAGCGGTTTAATTGAAATGGATGATGAAACTAATTGCTGTTTTAACCATCGTGTTTCTTAGCGGATGTTCTTTTCTGCAGGAGGTTAATTCGACACTTGAATATGCCAATGATGCAAAAGATTATATGAACAAAGCAGCGGCATTTGCTGAGGAAGCGCCTGCTCTTGCGGAAAAAGCTGCCGGTAGCGGGCAGGCAAGAGCGGAATTAGAGCAAAGCCTGCTTACGATGAAAGAAGAAATTCAAGCCTTTAAAGAGATTGAGGCACCTGGTGCAGCTCAGGATGCCCATAGTCAGCTCATAACGTACAGTGAATCGCTCGAAAGCGGCATTGATTCGGCTCTTAAGCAGCTGGAGAATGGAGAATACACCCTACAGATGCTGGAAGACTCAGAGATGATGAAAAATATAAATGAAATGAAACAGATTCTGGATCAGATCGAGCAGCTTGGCTCGTAATAGTAAAAGACGTTTAAAACGAATGGAGGTTTTCCTATGACAGTCTGGAGCAAGCTCGCTGACAGCGTGAAAATAGGCGGCAGAGGAACGAAGGCAAGGCTTTTGGGCCACAATCCGTCCCTGACGTTCATTGGAGCAGGCAGGAGTGCATTCGTCTTTAAGCTCAGCGGCGAAGAAAAAGCGTTAAAAGTGTTCTTTCCTGATTTTACACATGTCGCAAAAGAGGAAGCTGACATTTACAGGACCCTTAAGGGGATTAAGTATTATCCTTCTTTGTATGAAGCAGGTGATAACTTTCTGGTCATCGATTACATTGAAGGCAGCACCCTGTTTGAATGTGTCAGCAGCGGAATTTCCATTACAGACGAACACATTGCGGAAGTGGACAGTGCGCTGTTATCCGCTAAAATGAGAGGATTGAACCCTTCGGATATTCACCTTCGCAACATCTTTATTACATCGGAAGGGCGAATCATGATGATTGATGTAGCAAGGTTTCGGCAGACGAAACATTGTACACAGTGGAACGATCTGAAAACAGCTTTTCATAAATATTACAGGAAAGCCTATTTTCCTAAAAGAATCCCCGCGGCATTGATGAACGTTATCGCTGCCCTCTATAAAAAGAAACTGATTCCGTTAGCCTCATAGAAAAAGAGAGATCTCCCGAACGAAAGGGACCTCTCTTTTTTCTATTCTAATTTGAAATAATGAGCAATGCTGTCCTTTAAATCAGATAAAGCCGAATCCCGGCTGAAGTTGGCAAGCATTCCCTGAATGACTGCTGTTCTTGGCTGCGGTTCCTGCAGTTCAGACTCGAGAACCTCGAGTGTCACAAGCAGGTCTCCCGACACTTTTTCTTT is from Bacillus sp. FSL H8-0547 and encodes:
- a CDS encoding DUF6376 family protein, translated to MMKLIAVLTIVFLSGCSFLQEVNSTLEYANDAKDYMNKAAAFAEEAPALAEKAAGSGQARAELEQSLLTMKEEIQAFKEIEAPGAAQDAHSQLITYSESLESGIDSALKQLENGEYTLQMLEDSEMMKNINEMKQILDQIEQLGS
- a CDS encoding protein kinase family protein, whose amino-acid sequence is MTVWSKLADSVKIGGRGTKARLLGHNPSLTFIGAGRSAFVFKLSGEEKALKVFFPDFTHVAKEEADIYRTLKGIKYYPSLYEAGDNFLVIDYIEGSTLFECVSSGISITDEHIAEVDSALLSAKMRGLNPSDIHLRNIFITSEGRIMMIDVARFRQTKHCTQWNDLKTAFHKYYRKAYFPKRIPAALMNVIAALYKKKLIPLAS